In Sphingobium amiense, a genomic segment contains:
- the ribD gene encoding bifunctional diaminohydroxyphosphoribosylaminopyrimidine deaminase/5-amino-6-(5-phosphoribosylamino)uracil reductase RibD, which yields MNPDPSPADDRRHMAAAIALSGRGRGLSTPNPNVGCLFVRDGHVVGRGWTQKGGRPHAEAQALEQAMDRAHGATAYVTLEPCFHLSPRGPRCADLMARAGVRRVVIALRDPDPRTDGQGAQWLRDHGVIVEMGLMADEAARAMSGFVLRQTLGRPHVTLKLGLSLDGRIALADGRSRWITGPDARAHAHVERARHDAILVGGGTLRADGPRLDVRLPGLEDRAPRRLLLTRGDPPAGWEKIGAPEEIAALDRVDHLLVEGGAGTAAAFLRADLVDRLLFYRAPVIIGEGLAGIGDIGLADLAAAHGRWRSCDTRMLGADRLEVYERTRSA from the coding sequence CTGAACCCCGATCCCTCGCCCGCCGACGACCGGCGTCATATGGCCGCCGCCATCGCCCTGTCCGGGCGCGGGCGCGGCCTTTCCACCCCCAATCCCAATGTCGGCTGCCTGTTCGTGCGCGATGGGCATGTCGTCGGGCGCGGCTGGACGCAGAAGGGCGGCCGCCCCCATGCCGAGGCGCAGGCGCTGGAGCAGGCGATGGACCGCGCCCATGGCGCGACCGCCTATGTGACGCTGGAACCCTGTTTCCACCTTTCGCCGCGCGGGCCGCGCTGCGCCGACCTGATGGCGCGCGCGGGCGTCAGGCGGGTCGTCATCGCGCTGCGCGATCCCGATCCGCGCACCGACGGGCAGGGTGCGCAATGGCTGCGCGATCATGGCGTCATCGTCGAAATGGGGCTGATGGCCGACGAAGCCGCGCGCGCCATGAGCGGCTTCGTGCTGCGGCAGACGCTGGGACGGCCGCATGTGACGCTCAAGCTCGGCCTGTCGCTCGACGGGCGGATCGCGCTGGCGGACGGGCGCAGCCGCTGGATCACCGGTCCCGACGCGCGCGCCCATGCCCATGTCGAACGCGCGCGTCATGACGCCATATTGGTGGGCGGCGGCACGCTGCGCGCCGATGGTCCGCGCCTCGACGTGCGGCTGCCGGGGCTGGAGGACCGCGCGCCCCGCCGGCTGCTGCTGACGCGGGGCGACCCGCCCGCCGGGTGGGAGAAGATCGGCGCGCCCGAGGAGATCGCGGCGCTCGACCGTGTGGATCATCTGCTGGTCGAAGGCGGCGCGGGGACGGCGGCGGCGTTCCTGCGCGCCGATCTGGTGGACCGGCTGCTCTTCTATCGCGCGCCGGTCATCATCGGCGAAGGGCTGGCGGGCATCGGCGACATCGGCCTTGCCGATCTGGCGGCGGCGCACGGGCGTTGGCGCTCGTGCGACACGCGGATGCTGGGTGCCGACCGGCTTGAGGTTTACGAGCGGACGCGCAGCGCCTAG